The Candidatus Dependentiae bacterium genome includes a window with the following:
- a CDS encoding endonuclease III, with product MVFSISEQLGRDPFLVLISCLLSLRTKDTVTFPASMRLFEYARTPEQLLKLPILTIEKLIYPVGFYHRKALLMHSVSKDLLDRFGGKVPGIEEDLLSIKGVGRKTANLVLGEGFGIPAICVDTHVHRVANRLGLVETQTPEQTETELKKIIPKDYWIRLNQWLVVWGQQICVPISPFCSKCPLRPVCKRVGVTKSR from the coding sequence ATGGTATTTTCCATCAGCGAGCAATTAGGGCGGGATCCGTTTCTAGTACTTATCAGTTGCTTACTTAGTTTACGGACCAAGGATACGGTGACGTTTCCCGCTTCAATGCGCCTCTTTGAATACGCTCGCACCCCCGAGCAACTTCTTAAACTTCCTATCTTAACAATAGAAAAACTTATCTATCCTGTTGGCTTTTATCATCGCAAAGCACTTTTAATGCACAGCGTCAGCAAAGATCTGCTTGATCGTTTTGGTGGCAAAGTCCCTGGTATAGAGGAAGATCTTTTAAGTATTAAGGGCGTCGGCCGTAAGACAGCAAATCTTGTCTTAGGCGAAGGATTTGGGATTCCTGCAATATGCGTGGATACCCACGTTCATCGCGTCGCTAATCGGCTTGGTTTAGTGGAAACACAAACTCCGGAACAAACCGAAACTGAACTCAAAAAGATTATTCCCAAGGATTACTGGATCCGCCTTAATCAATGGCTCGTCGTTTGGGGCCAGCAAATTTGCGTGCCAATTTCCCCATTTTGTTCAAAATGTCCTTTACGGCCAGTTTGTAAGCGTGTTGGCGTTACAAAAAGCCGCTAA